Proteins encoded within one genomic window of Methanosarcina barkeri str. Wiesmoor:
- a CDS encoding right-handed parallel beta-helix repeat-containing protein encodes MLKRELGIFFLISCLILANVPTVLCRSPAPTVYVAGDGSGDFNCDGKDDHVQINQALKFVAGNSKYTTVHLKGPFTYVIDDTILIGSNTILEGDSNAVIKLANNAGWATMKPMIKQMSSSGNNNIVIRGFEINGNHDGNPKVSKGKGYYNMIYFTNCNNVKVYKMYMHDGLGDGLRIKYGKNIKFYKNRIYKLGHDGLFAIQCQNVEAWNNTITCRTNSGLRIWNSNHVKFHNNVINSFYHWSAGGAAIQIEKSAGIMNDIEIYDNTISNTYGPGIWIFNYDTSATKDQGKNVHIYNNVFYGTGTNPSITWVGGIVASGFHDTLIENNVFDGVYHAAVIHMYPEAYSPKYSSKYTTIVRNNIIVNTQKRTKAPSGTGYAVINYLTKNHNFVLENNCLYENSAGKYKGCTSKSDIYLNPLFVNQKYHDYHLQSVAGHWNGKKWVKDRVSSPCIDSGYASSDYSKEPENNGNRINIGRYGNTIYASLSSSSRVKTVQSSLTDYISEATNETDEDLNFTEEVFDVDEDNCTYSEDLSIDTQSLVIDSIPKTTVKIGETLNFTVKASDVNGGNLTFSASALPEGASFDETGIFNWTPSEGQEGIYKIYFEVSDGIFKDSEGAIISVVEEDSLNLSNVYDSYIYEVSPEDPCLNNLSFGLEE; translated from the coding sequence ATGCTAAAAAGAGAATTAGGGATCTTTTTCTTGATAAGTTGCCTTATTCTTGCAAACGTTCCTACTGTTTTATGCCGAAGTCCTGCACCAACTGTTTATGTTGCAGGAGATGGTAGTGGGGATTTTAACTGCGATGGAAAAGATGACCATGTACAGATAAATCAGGCCCTTAAGTTTGTGGCCGGGAACTCTAAATATACTACTGTTCACCTCAAAGGTCCTTTTACGTATGTTATTGACGATACTATTCTCATCGGCAGCAATACTATTCTTGAAGGGGATTCAAACGCTGTTATTAAACTGGCTAACAACGCAGGTTGGGCTACAATGAAACCTATGATCAAGCAGATGAGCAGTTCCGGAAATAACAACATTGTAATAAGAGGGTTTGAGATTAATGGAAACCATGACGGTAATCCTAAAGTTTCTAAGGGTAAAGGGTACTATAATATGATTTACTTTACTAACTGTAATAACGTAAAAGTATACAAAATGTATATGCACGATGGACTTGGAGACGGGCTGAGGATAAAATACGGAAAAAATATTAAATTTTATAAAAACAGGATATACAAACTCGGGCACGACGGTCTGTTTGCAATTCAGTGTCAGAATGTAGAAGCCTGGAATAATACAATAACCTGTAGAACTAACAGCGGTCTTAGAATCTGGAACTCAAACCATGTAAAATTCCATAATAATGTAATCAATTCTTTCTATCACTGGAGTGCAGGCGGGGCGGCCATTCAAATAGAAAAGTCTGCAGGAATTATGAATGACATAGAGATCTATGATAATACTATATCTAACACCTATGGACCTGGAATCTGGATTTTCAACTATGATACCTCTGCTACTAAAGATCAAGGGAAAAATGTTCATATTTATAATAATGTCTTCTACGGTACAGGTACCAATCCGAGCATTACCTGGGTTGGAGGTATTGTAGCCAGTGGGTTCCATGATACTCTAATTGAAAATAATGTTTTTGACGGCGTATACCATGCTGCTGTTATTCATATGTATCCAGAAGCTTATTCTCCAAAGTACTCGTCAAAATACACAACAATTGTCCGTAACAACATAATTGTAAACACTCAGAAACGTACAAAGGCCCCTAGTGGAACAGGGTATGCAGTGATAAATTATCTTACTAAAAACCATAACTTTGTGCTGGAGAATAACTGCCTTTACGAGAATTCAGCAGGCAAATATAAAGGCTGCACTTCGAAATCCGACATATACTTAAACCCATTATTTGTAAACCAGAAATACCATGATTATCACCTCCAATCAGTTGCAGGTCACTGGAATGGAAAAAAATGGGTTAAAGACAGAGTTAGTTCTCCCTGTATTGATTCCGGATATGCCTCGTCTGACTATTCTAAAGAACCGGAAAATAATGGGAACAGGATCAACATAGGAAGATATGGAAACACAATCTATGCTTCACTGTCATCGAGTTCAAGAGTAAAGACTGTGCAGTCTTCGTTAACAGACTATATCTCCGAAGCTACAAATGAGACTGATGAAGATCTTAACTTTACGGAGGAAGTTTTTGACGTGGACGAAGATAATTGCACATACTCTGAAGATCTTTCTATCGACACACAGAGCCTGGTTATCGATTCAATTCCCAAAACTACAGTTAAGATTGGAGAAACTTTGAACTTTACAGTAAAAGCTTCTGATGTGAATGGAGGCAATCTTACCTTTTCAGCATCTGCTCTTCCTGAAGGCGCAAGTTTTGACGAAACAGGGATTTTTAACTGGACGCCTTCAGAAGGACAGGAAGGAATATACAAGATATATTTTGAAGTAAGCGATGGTATTTTCAAAGATTCTGAAGGTGCAATAATAAGTGTGGTTGAAGAAGACTCTTTGAACCTTTCTAATGTGTACGACAGCTACATTTACGAAGTATCTCCTGAAGATCCTTGTTTGAATAATTTATCTTTCGGATTGGAGGAATAG
- a CDS encoding right-handed parallel beta-helix repeat-containing protein — protein sequence MLKRELGIFFLISCLILANVPTVLCRSPAPTVYVAGDGSGDFNCDGKDDHVQINQALKFVAGNSKYTTVHLKGPFTYVIDDTLLIGSNTILEGDSNAVIKLANNAGWATMKPMIKQMSSSGNNNIVIRGFEINGNHDGNPKVSKGKGYYNMIYFTNCNNVKVYKMYMHDGLGDGLRIKYGKNIKFYKNRIYKLGHDGLFAIQCKNVKAWKNTITCRTNSGLRIWNSNHVKLYNNVINSFYHWSAGGAAIQIEKSAGMMNDIEIYDNTISNTYGPGIWIFNYDTSATKNQGKNVHIYNNVFYGTGTNPSITWVGGIVASGFHDTLIENNIFDGVYHAAVIHMYPEAYSPKYSSKYTTIVRNNIIVNTQKRTKAPSGTGYAVINYLTKNHNFVLENNCLYKNSAGKYKGCTSKSDIYLNPLFVNQKYHDYHLQSVAGHWNGKKWVKDKVSSPCIDSGYASSDYSKEPENNGNRINIGRYGNTIYASLSSSSRVKTVQSSLTDYISEATNETDEDLNFTEEVFDVDEDNCTYSEDLSIDTQSLVIDSIPKTTVKIGETLNFTVKASDVNGGNLTFSASALPEGASFDETGIFNWTPSEGQEGIYKIYFEVSDGIFKDSEGAIISVVEEDSLNLSNVYDSYIYEVSPEDPCLNNLSFGLEE from the coding sequence ATGCTAAAAAGAGAATTAGGGATCTTTTTCTTGATAAGTTGCCTTATTCTTGCAAACGTTCCTACTGTTTTATGCCGAAGTCCTGCACCAACTGTTTATGTTGCAGGAGATGGTAGTGGGGATTTTAACTGCGATGGAAAAGATGACCATGTACAGATAAATCAGGCCCTTAAGTTTGTGGCCGGGAACTCTAAATATACTACTGTTCACCTCAAAGGTCCTTTTACGTATGTTATTGACGATACTCTTCTCATCGGCAGCAATACTATTCTTGAAGGGGATTCAAACGCTGTTATTAAACTGGCTAACAACGCAGGTTGGGCTACAATGAAACCTATGATCAAGCAGATGAGCAGTTCCGGAAATAACAACATTGTAATAAGAGGGTTTGAGATTAATGGAAACCATGACGGTAATCCTAAAGTTTCTAAGGGTAAAGGGTACTATAATATGATTTACTTTACTAACTGTAATAACGTAAAAGTATACAAAATGTATATGCACGATGGACTTGGAGACGGGCTGAGGATAAAATACGGAAAAAATATTAAATTTTATAAAAACAGGATATACAAACTCGGGCACGACGGTCTGTTTGCAATTCAGTGTAAGAACGTAAAGGCCTGGAAAAACACAATAACCTGTAGAACTAACAGCGGTCTTAGAATCTGGAACTCAAACCATGTAAAATTATATAATAATGTAATCAATTCTTTCTATCACTGGAGTGCAGGCGGGGCGGCCATTCAAATAGAAAAGTCTGCAGGAATGATGAATGATATAGAGATCTATGATAATACTATATCTAACACCTATGGCCCTGGAATCTGGATTTTCAACTATGATACCTCTGCTACTAAAAATCAAGGGAAAAATGTTCATATTTATAATAATGTCTTCTACGGTACAGGTACCAATCCGAGCATTACCTGGGTTGGAGGTATTGTAGCCAGTGGGTTCCATGATACTCTAATTGAAAATAATATTTTTGACGGCGTATACCATGCTGCTGTTATTCATATGTATCCAGAAGCTTATTCTCCAAAGTACTCGTCAAAATACACAACAATTGTCCGTAACAACATAATTGTAAACACTCAGAAACGTACAAAGGCCCCTAGTGGAACAGGGTATGCAGTGATAAATTATCTTACTAAAAACCATAACTTTGTGCTGGAGAATAACTGCCTTTACAAGAATTCAGCAGGCAAATATAAAGGCTGCACTTCGAAATCTGACATATACTTAAACCCATTATTTGTAAACCAGAAATACCATGATTATCACCTCCAGTCAGTTGCAGGTCACTGGAATGGAAAAAAATGGGTTAAAGACAAAGTTAGTTCTCCCTGTATTGATTCCGGATATGCCTCGTCTGATTATTCTAAAGAACCGGAAAATAATGGGAACAGGATCAACATAGGAAGATATGGAAACACAATCTATGCTTCACTGTCATCGAGTTCAAGAGTAAAGACTGTGCAGTCTTCGTTAACAGACTATATCTCCGAAGCTACAAATGAGACTGATGAAGATCTTAACTTTACGGAGGAAGTTTTTGACGTGGACGAAGATAATTGCACATACTCTGAAGATCTTTCTATCGACACACAGAGCCTGGTTATCGATTCAATTCCCAAAACTACAGTTAAGATTGGAGAAACTTTGAACTTTACAGTAAAAGCTTCTGATGTGAATGGAGGCAATCTTACCTTTTCAGCATCTGCTCTTCCTGAAGGCGCAAGTTTTGACGAAACAGGGATTTTTAACTGGACGCCTTCAGAAGGACAGGAAGGAATATACAAGATATATTTTGAAGTAAGCGATGGTATTTTCAAAGATTCTGAAGGTGCAATAATAAGTGTGGTTGAAGAAGACTCTTTGAACCTTTCTAATGTGTACGACAGCTACATTTACGAAGTATCTCCTGAAGATCCTTGTTTGAATAATTTATCTTTCGGATTGGAGGAATAG
- a CDS encoding disaggregatase related repeat-containing protein yields the protein MRCCDQSQVISILKRELGVFLLVGCLILASVPTALCRSPAPTVYVAGDGSGDFNCDGKDDHVQINQALKFVADNSEYTTVYLKGPFTYVIDDTILIGSNTILEGDSTAVIKLVDHAGWVTMKPLIKQMSNSGNNNIVIRGFEVNVNHDGNTEFAKGKGYYNVIYFLYCNNVEVYNMYMHDGHGDGLRIKYSENVKFYNNTIYKLGHDGLFAIQCQNVEAWNNTITCRTNSGLRIWNSNHVKFHNNVINSFYHWSAGGAAIQIEKSAGIMDDIEIYDNTISNTYGPGIWLFNYDSSSATRDQAKNVYIHHNTFYDTGTNPSITWVGGIITGGFEDTVIENNVFDGIYHTAIANMYINSYSPTYVPEGDGFTTIVRNNIIVNTRLRTKSPSGTGYGIMNYLPATHSFVLENNCLYNNSAGNYRNCASTTDIHVNPLFADSENHEYHIQSVSGRWNGETWVKDTVSSPCIDAGCSFSDYSNEPENNGNRINIGRYGNTIYASLSGTSLNLSGEMYDNRMREASPDDVFSEKSFLDVGGISRVGKYRDLIWFNVSEYTNATEISSATLSLFWYYPYSTRPNDTIIEVYRPVSWNPDYVSWNKKNKDITWNNAGGDWYDRNGVLQGSTPYATLTLRASSLPDNRYYELNVTDLVKEYVGGKYENTGFLIKARSENDNYIAFYSADCGNMNQVPKLNIEKRVTANATITDAKDNRLREISPEGVFSDTPFIDAGELSNVGKYRDVISFNLSEYTSATEVDSATLSLFWYYPSSTRSNDTVIEIYRPVSWNPDYVSWNKKNKDIAWNNAGGDWYDRNGVLQGSTPYATLTLRASSLPDNRYYELNVTDLVKEYVSGRYENTGFLIKARSENDNYIAFYSADCGNMNQVPKLNLVYR from the coding sequence ATGCGCTGTTGTGATCAATCCCAGGTAATCTCGATATTAAAACGAGAATTAGGAGTCTTTTTATTGGTAGGTTGCCTTATTCTTGCAAGCGTTCCTACTGCTTTATGCCGAAGTCCTGCACCAACTGTTTACGTTGCAGGGGACGGTAGTGGAGATTTTAACTGCGATGGAAAAGATGATCATGTACAGATAAATCAGGCCCTTAAGTTTGTGGCCGATAATTCTGAATATACAACTGTCTACCTTAAAGGTCCTTTTACATATGTTATTGACGATACTATTCTCATCGGCAGCAATACTATTCTTGAAGGGGATTCTACTGCTGTGATCAAGCTGGTTGATCATGCAGGCTGGGTTACAATGAAACCTTTGATCAAGCAGATGAGCAATTCCGGAAATAACAACATTGTAATAAGAGGGTTTGAGGTTAATGTGAACCATGACGGTAACACCGAGTTCGCTAAGGGTAAAGGATATTATAATGTGATTTACTTCCTTTACTGCAATAACGTAGAAGTATACAATATGTATATGCATGATGGTCATGGAGACGGGCTGAGGATAAAATATAGTGAGAACGTCAAGTTTTACAACAATACTATCTATAAGCTCGGACACGACGGTCTGTTTGCAATTCAGTGTCAGAATGTAGAAGCCTGGAATAATACAATAACTTGCAGGACTAACAGCGGTCTTAGAATCTGGAACTCAAACCATGTAAAATTCCATAATAATGTAATCAATTCTTTCTATCACTGGAGTGCAGGCGGGGCGGCCATTCAGATAGAAAAGTCTGCAGGAATTATGGATGATATAGAGATCTATGATAATACTATATCTAACACCTATGGCCCTGGAATCTGGCTTTTTAACTATGATAGCTCTTCTGCTACCAGAGACCAAGCGAAAAATGTCTACATCCATCACAATACTTTCTATGACACGGGCACTAATCCTAGCATTACTTGGGTAGGCGGTATCATAACTGGCGGATTCGAAGACACTGTTATTGAAAACAATGTATTTGACGGAATCTACCACACTGCAATCGCCAATATGTATATCAACAGTTATTCCCCAACCTATGTGCCAGAAGGTGATGGATTCACAACAATTGTCCGCAATAACATAATTGTAAATACCAGGTTGCGCACAAAGTCTCCGAGTGGGACAGGGTATGGAATTATGAATTACCTACCTGCAACACATTCCTTTGTGCTGGAAAATAACTGTCTTTACAATAACTCAGCAGGTAACTATAGAAACTGCGCGTCGACAACTGATATCCATGTAAACCCTCTTTTTGCAGACTCAGAAAACCATGAATACCATATTCAATCCGTCTCAGGCCGCTGGAACGGAGAAACCTGGGTTAAGGATACTGTAAGTTCTCCCTGTATTGATGCCGGGTGTTCTTTCTCGGATTACTCTAACGAGCCCGAAAACAATGGAAACAGAATCAATATAGGAAGATATGGAAACACAATCTACGCGTCTCTTTCAGGAACCTCTTTGAATCTCTCTGGAGAGATGTACGACAACCGTATGCGTGAAGCTTCTCCTGACGATGTCTTTTCGGAGAAGTCATTTCTCGATGTAGGGGGAATAAGCCGTGTTGGCAAATACAGAGATCTTATATGGTTTAACGTAAGCGAATACACCAATGCTACTGAAATCAGCAGTGCAACTCTTTCCCTTTTCTGGTACTACCCTTACAGCACACGACCAAATGATACTATTATCGAGGTTTACAGGCCTGTTTCTTGGAATCCTGACTATGTAAGCTGGAATAAAAAGAATAAAGATATTACCTGGAATAACGCAGGAGGAGATTGGTATGACAGAAATGGTGTTCTCCAGGGAAGTACTCCGTATGCTACATTAACCCTGAGAGCCAGTAGTTTGCCAGATAACAGGTATTATGAACTCAATGTAACCGATCTCGTAAAAGAGTATGTCGGTGGCAAGTACGAAAACACAGGTTTCCTTATAAAAGCCCGCAGTGAAAATGATAACTATATCGCCTTCTACAGTGCTGACTGCGGAAACATGAATCAGGTGCCGAAACTTAATATTGAGAAAAGGGTAACTGCAAATGCAACTATTACTGACGCAAAAGACAACCGTCTACGTGAAATCTCGCCTGAGGGCGTTTTTTCTGACACACCATTTATCGATGCAGGAGAATTAAGTAATGTCGGGAAGTACAGAGATGTTATATCGTTTAATTTAAGTGAATATACCAGTGCCACAGAGGTAGACAGTGCAACTCTTTCTCTTTTCTGGTATTACCCTTCCAGCACACGATCAAATGATACGGTTATCGAGATTTACAGGCCTGTTTCTTGGAACCCTGACTATGTAAGCTGGAATAAAAAGAATAAAGATATTGCCTGGAATAACGCAGGAGGAGATTGGTATGACAGAAATGGTGTTCTCCAGGGAAGTACTCCGTATGCTACATTAACTCTGAGAGCCAGTAGTTTGCCAGATAACAGGTATTATGAACTCAATGTAACCGATCTTGTAAAAGAGTACGTCAGTGGCAGGTACGAAAACACAGGTTTCCTTATAAAAGCCCGCAGTGAAAATGATAACTATATCGCCTTCTACAGTGCTGACTGCGGAAACATGAATCAGGTGCCAAAACTGAATCTTGTATACAGATAA
- a CDS encoding flippase — MVSYQKFAKDVGFIGTVQVLTSLGTFFLLPIITKTLGTYDYGLWAQINTTVSLISPLALMGLSMGFVRFLSSETEPKIIREAVYSILFFVTISGLLASFLLYTFAEPLATFGFKDPHATYFIQAGSLLILLTVIESISLFYFRIFRQIQTFSYLTLFETFGKLFFILFLLKMGYGLLGVIAATLLVQGSIFLISLLMIISQIGFVIPRFTYIKEYLQFSLPLTPNSLVRWITESSDRYMVTYFLGLRSVGVYSAACSIGSLIQLFVSSLQLILLPELSKLFDENKMDEVRICMSHSLRYFLLFSIPAVFGLSALAKPLLGILTTDDFLSGWLVIPIIAFSGLLAGIFQIFVNTMLLIKQTKTATYINIVAAVSNVLINLLLIPSIGIVGASLSTLFSYFLMAVLCMHISLKHFKLDFYLHDIAKSVLSSIVMYLFVSYFAILSIVELFEIAGMGVLIYLVMMFLVGGFTDHELSLIRRYLFRVKSEVKQ, encoded by the coding sequence ATGGTGTCATATCAAAAGTTTGCAAAGGATGTTGGTTTTATCGGGACAGTTCAGGTACTTACAAGCCTGGGAACTTTTTTCCTCCTTCCGATAATCACAAAAACCCTTGGGACATACGACTATGGACTCTGGGCCCAGATCAATACCACTGTATCTCTCATCTCTCCCCTCGCACTGATGGGCCTCTCTATGGGTTTTGTCAGGTTTTTATCTTCTGAAACGGAACCCAAAATAATAAGAGAAGCAGTATATTCAATTCTCTTTTTTGTAACTATATCCGGTCTGTTGGCCTCATTTTTACTCTATACGTTTGCAGAGCCTCTTGCTACTTTCGGTTTTAAAGACCCTCATGCAACTTATTTTATCCAGGCAGGTTCCCTTTTAATTCTCCTGACTGTAATTGAGTCTATATCTCTTTTTTATTTCAGGATTTTCAGGCAGATTCAGACATTTTCTTACTTAACCCTTTTTGAAACGTTTGGAAAATTGTTTTTTATTCTTTTTCTTCTCAAAATGGGATACGGGCTTCTTGGTGTAATCGCGGCTACTCTACTTGTACAGGGCTCCATTTTTTTAATTTCTCTTCTGATGATCATATCACAGATAGGATTCGTTATCCCGCGATTTACTTACATAAAAGAGTATTTGCAATTTTCTCTACCGTTAACTCCCAATTCACTTGTAAGGTGGATTACAGAATCAAGTGACAGATATATGGTTACTTATTTTCTCGGCCTTAGAAGCGTGGGCGTATATTCGGCAGCCTGCTCAATTGGCAGTCTTATACAGCTTTTTGTAAGCTCTCTTCAGCTCATTCTTCTTCCCGAGTTATCAAAGCTTTTCGATGAAAATAAAATGGATGAAGTAAGAATTTGTATGTCTCATTCTCTAAGATATTTCCTTCTCTTCTCAATTCCTGCAGTCTTCGGTCTCTCAGCTCTTGCAAAACCTTTGCTTGGGATTCTTACCACTGACGATTTTCTTTCGGGCTGGCTTGTGATTCCCATTATTGCCTTCTCAGGTCTTCTGGCAGGAATCTTCCAGATATTTGTCAACACAATGCTCCTTATCAAGCAAACAAAAACTGCGACCTACATTAATATTGTTGCAGCAGTTTCGAATGTATTGATTAACCTTCTACTGATACCTTCCATTGGAATTGTTGGAGCCTCATTGTCAACCTTATTTTCTTACTTTTTAATGGCTGTGCTTTGTATGCATATTTCCTTGAAACACTTTAAACTTGATTTTTATCTTCATGATATTGCAAAAAGCGTTCTGTCTTCAATAGTTATGTATCTCTTTGTTTCCTACTTCGCTATCTTAAGCATCGTTGAGCTTTTTGAGATTGCAGGTATGGGTGTACTTATCTATCTGGTTATGATGTTCCTAGTAGGCGGATTCACAGACCATGAACTTTCTCTAATACGAAGGTACTTATTCAGAGTCAAAAGCGAAGTCAAACAGTAA
- a CDS encoding NAD-dependent epimerase/dehydratase family protein → MAAKNKILVTGGAGFIGSHLVDRFIEKGSRVTVFDNLSSGKMEFIEDHFENPDFTLIKGDLLDQEAIKKACKGIDFVCHVAANPDVRLGASDTRVHLDQNILATYNLLEAMRKNNTKKIAFTSTSTVYGEASIMPTPEDYGPLIPISLYGASKLACEAFITSYSHTFDMQAWIFRFANIVGPRSTHGITVDFIKKLWNNASLLEVLGDGKQEKSYLHVSECVDAILFLIENSDEKVNIFNIGSEDTISATEIGEAVIEEMGLSNVEFTYTGGNRGWKGDVPKMRLGIEKMKRLGWKPVYTSERSIRETAKALLEEKLVE, encoded by the coding sequence ATGGCTGCAAAGAATAAAATACTTGTGACAGGAGGAGCCGGTTTTATAGGGAGCCATCTTGTAGATCGTTTTATAGAAAAAGGAAGTAGGGTTACTGTTTTTGATAACCTGAGTTCAGGAAAAATGGAATTTATAGAAGATCATTTTGAAAACCCAGACTTCACCCTAATAAAAGGAGACCTTCTTGACCAGGAAGCGATAAAAAAGGCCTGTAAAGGTATTGACTTTGTTTGTCACGTGGCCGCAAATCCTGATGTCAGGCTCGGAGCCTCTGATACCAGAGTTCATTTAGATCAGAATATTCTGGCGACTTATAACCTTCTGGAAGCAATGAGGAAAAACAATACTAAAAAAATTGCGTTTACTTCCACCTCAACCGTTTATGGGGAAGCGAGTATTATGCCTACTCCGGAAGATTACGGCCCCCTTATTCCTATATCTCTTTACGGTGCCTCTAAACTGGCTTGCGAAGCCTTCATTACTTCATATTCTCATACATTTGATATGCAGGCCTGGATATTTCGCTTCGCAAACATTGTTGGCCCACGCAGTACACACGGGATTACGGTAGACTTTATAAAAAAGCTGTGGAATAATGCTAGTTTGCTGGAAGTCCTGGGAGATGGCAAACAGGAAAAATCCTACCTCCATGTTTCGGAGTGCGTTGACGCGATATTGTTTTTAATCGAGAACAGCGACGAAAAGGTAAACATCTTTAATATCGGCTCCGAAGACACCATCAGTGCCACAGAGATAGGAGAGGCTGTTATAGAAGAGATGGGGCTTTCTAATGTTGAATTTACCTATACAGGAGGGAACAGAGGCTGGAAAGGCGATGTGCCAAAGATGAGATTAGGAATTGAAAAAATGAAACGTTTGGGCTGGAAACCGGTCTATACATCAGAGAGAAGCATTAGGGAAACGGCGAAGGCATTACTTGAGGAAAAGCTAGTAGAATAA
- the galU gene encoding UTP--glucose-1-phosphate uridylyltransferase GalU, with amino-acid sequence MTVKKALIPAAGLGTRFLPATKSMPKEMLPIIDTPVIQYVVEEAIASGIEDIIIITGRGKRAIEDYFDDSPELEMHLAKKHNTELLKLVRNVSSLVDIHYIRQKEPNGLGDAVLRAENHIGDEPFAVLLGDDIIVNNKPCTAQLIDNFEKYGRSTLAVEEVPREKLSSYGIIKGKPLSNSLYVLEDIVEKPSPENAPSNMGAIGRYVFTPEIFDCIKEAGTGVGNEIQLTDGIRVLNRSQMIYACRFKGKRFDTGDRLGYVKSIVDFALENENLREDVLEYLREILAEVKEPSSK; translated from the coding sequence TTGACCGTTAAAAAAGCACTTATTCCGGCAGCTGGTCTTGGGACCCGTTTCCTTCCTGCCACCAAGTCAATGCCAAAAGAGATGCTTCCTATTATTGACACACCTGTGATTCAATATGTTGTAGAGGAAGCCATTGCCTCGGGAATTGAGGATATAATCATTATCACAGGCAGGGGTAAACGGGCAATTGAAGATTATTTCGATGATTCTCCTGAACTCGAAATGCATCTTGCGAAAAAGCACAATACCGAACTTCTTAAACTTGTCAGGAATGTTTCTTCCCTTGTGGATATTCACTATATCCGCCAGAAAGAACCTAACGGGCTCGGGGATGCAGTTCTCAGGGCAGAAAACCACATTGGAGACGAACCTTTCGCCGTGCTTCTTGGAGACGATATTATTGTGAATAACAAGCCCTGCACTGCCCAACTCATAGATAATTTTGAGAAATATGGGAGGTCCACGCTTGCAGTGGAAGAAGTCCCTCGTGAAAAATTAAGTAGTTATGGAATTATAAAGGGCAAGCCTCTTAGTAATTCTCTCTATGTACTGGAGGACATTGTTGAAAAACCGTCACCTGAAAATGCTCCCTCAAATATGGGAGCAATAGGCCGCTATGTTTTCACCCCTGAAATATTTGACTGTATAAAAGAAGCCGGGACAGGGGTAGGAAACGAAATCCAGTTGACTGATGGGATTCGGGTTCTTAACAGGTCACAGATGATATACGCATGCAGGTTCAAAGGAAAAAGATTCGATACTGGCGACAGGTTAGGGTACGTGAAATCAATAGTAGATTTTGCCCTTGAAAACGAAAACCTTAGAGAAGACGTACTTGAGTACTTAAGAGAAATCCTAGCAGAGGTAAAGGAACCTTCAAGCAAATAA